Below is a genomic region from Cloeon dipterum chromosome 2, ieCloDipt1.1, whole genome shotgun sequence.
attttttctattatcaactgtttattttgaacCAGAAATTAACCAAATGGACACTTATGggtataaaaaatttcaaaaaaattgattttagaaaaaaactgcaattaataacaatttaattaccaGGTACACGACGAACGGTGACGCGATGCTCGCCACGTAGCCCATAATGTGAATGAAGGCGACGCCCTGGGCCCTGACGACGGTCGGCAGCAACTCGGCGGCGTATTGAAGTCCAATATTGACGGAAATGTTGACACAGAAGCGGCCCATGATGGCCAATGCAGCTGAGGCGgctcctaaaaattaaaaaattgattaaaacatgataaaattttaatttaaacatttcctCCACTTTttggccgatttcaaaatttctggaaaatttcttaaatacggaaatcccatttttttctaaatcacTAATAGAACTGTGACCGGAATTCTCGTGAATCCGGTCACGTGATCAGTCATTAGTTGGCGCCAGCAGGACAATAGGGCGTTCACGCCGCCGAGGCGTGAAGCgctgaaataaaagcaatagCTCAAAAATAGTTGGCAGGGCATAAAACTGAACGAGCTGGCgagaacataaaaattaatgagttaGCTAGAAGTGTATAAAAGAATCGCTTGTGTGTGGACCCGAGTTGGGTAATTAGAAAGGAATGGTTTgggttgagaaataaaaaagagcgtATTAGCATTATGTCTATGATTGAGAAAATGTGCTTGCAATAATAGAGGCGcagaaggagagagagaggaaacgGGCGACGTGGAAAAAACAGAGACGAAAACAGGACAGTTCGGCTGGGTGCGGCCGAGGGTGCAGTTCGGTGCAGTGAAGTGCTCCGTTGTGAAGGACAGAAACTGTTGGTGTCCGGAGGCCGGGAGAAGTCATCATCTGGAGATCCGACAGGAAGTTCATCCCGcggttctctctctctctctctctctctctctcgacgcGACCTCGAAGTGTAGTGTCATCATGTTTGCCAAAATAAAGAAGGTACGTGTTTGCCCCTAATGTCTGTCGTTTCCCTCCCTTACGCGGGTCTTCCCCTGCGAACTTGTTAGGGCATAGACTAAGGGTAGGTAGATTAGAATGATAGAGGGAAGGTTGCGGGGCGAAGGTGAATCGACCGAGTAGCGGAGCGTCCAGGCGCTGAAGACGAAGGCCGATGACGCCAGGAGGCATCCGCCCACTCAGCAGGAAGAAGGAATGCAGCAGAAGCACGGCGACCAGTGAGGCAGTAAGTAAAGGGCGATACAAATACACCTCACAAGAACttagtgatttaaaaaaatttgtacttgTCATattctcaataatttttttcatttcaattttagcaaactgattttttgggaaaatgcCAGAATAAATTACAATCACAAGTATTTTAAGCAATACGAAGTCAAAGAAATATTCCAAATGAgatttcaatgtttttaattgttaccTGCTGGTGCCATGGTGGAGAGGAGGCTGAAAACGCCGCTGAAGGCGAGGGTGCCGCAGGCGAGCCAACGGCGGCCCCATCGGTCCAAGAACACGATCAGCAGAGTGTCGGCGGGGAACTCGGTGGAGCAGGCGATCGAGAAGGTGACGAACACATTGAGGCCGAGGGCACCGACGCTTCGCACGTGCCCGTCATACACCAGCGATGTGATCATCCTGCATCGGTCAGAATGCATGATTATTGTCTAGTGAATTGTcggataaaattgtttttctctaACCAAATGGCAGTCAGCAGGAGAGTAATGCGGCGCAGTCGCGGAGTCCTGAACAGGTCCAGCACCGAGTAGCTCTTGTTCGCATCCTCCTCCTTCTGGGCTATCGCACAAGtctcctgaaaattttaatttgaacggTGAGAAACAGATTTATATTGcatattagttaaaaaacctggtggaatttatttaaatttttaaaaccttaaaacattttgaggATAACAGTTATTTTGCTGTAAAGTGTCACGAAAAGTAGGTCTAACGCAttaactataaattaattcccaTTTAAAAGAGTTGGCTAACATTTTTACTCCGTTTGCAATAAGTAAATTCAgtgaaaaaaggcaaaaaattatttcgctcATTGATGCTTTTCCAATCAAATCAATCAACTTTTAAGCACTTACTCTGAAGTCAGCGTAGAGTTGGGGATCGATTTTCTTCTTGTTGATACGCTCGAATTTTTTCAGGATGGTCACGGCACGGTCGATTTTTCCTTGCGACACCAACCACCTGAAATACACAAAATATAGCAATcgaatctatttttttataaatgctaATTCATGGAAAAACGTCAAACAGAGGAGGCAAGCAATTAGTAGAGATTTAATTGAATActctaaaattatttggaaatattcaCCTTGCGCTCTCAGGCACAATCCAGGGCGTGAGCACCGCGAGCAAAAGAGGCATGGAGGTGGCGAGGCAGAAAAGCTTCCAGTCGCGGATGAAATAGGCCATCCAAGGCAACAGAACAGTAGCCAGTGTGGTGTAGATGGCGATGGACATGTTGGCCACGAACGTTCTCCAGCGCGGTCCTATATACTCCAAAActacgaaaataaaattgaaaaaaaaaatattataaatagaataaatgcaatgcattttttaaagttataatttgtcattttttggaGCCCTGAGTGAAGGTGGCGGACTCACCAAGGATGTACATCATGGTGAAGCAGTTGTCGTAGGACAAGCCGACAAGGAATCTGCAGAGGGCGAACTGCCAGAAGGTGGAGCTGAGCGGCGTGACTATGCCGACGGCGAAGCCGATCAAGTTGGTGGCGACCAGCACCGGGATTCGGCCGTATTTGTCGGCCATCCAGCCGAACAGCAGGCCGCCCACAATGGCACCCAAGAAGAAAATGGCCTGAGCCCAGGCCACCAGGCTGTCGTTGTCGCAAACCCAGTTCAACTAAAATAACAATtcaatatgatttttataatttaattaatttatcaatgcattaaattaattaaaattattttaaatataggaaATGGAAGAGGAAACAACtcgttttaaacaattataacaaaatatagagttatctgaatttaaaaaaagggaaaatataattttaaaaagtatctCTTTTAATTACAGCGCTCTCTGTAATAAGctcaaaatcaacaataaaatcgataaatcaattttacgtGTACGAAGcttgaagtttaaaaattatatgacgCTTTAAAACAGtcttaaaactttttatgtAGAACACTTTTGACACTTCAAGATGGTTTAAATACAACATAAACAGCAAACAATTGGAAGATTTCTGCTTATAcgatgttaaaaaatcaacaaataaaattttactgatgCTCCAGCCCTcataaaattctgatttttttcatccgATAGAGAAAAACAACCCGCTTTCTTTCTAAATTAAGCACCTGCGTCAGCAAGGAAATAAGACTGAGGTTAGATGATACAGCTGCAATTTAACAACAGAAAAGTGCTTCTCTCCCGTTGTTGAGGAAAATGTGCAGACGCTCGAGCAGGCAAAGTGCGTCATCAGACGGTAATTCCACGCTCATGCAGACGCATCGACAGAGAATCCCATACctccaagaaaattaaaaccggAATTCTTCCTTGTTTGCCCAAAAAGTTGGTTTTAATTCCTCGAGCCGGTTGCAGGTtcgttaataaaataaagaacttGGAAACAATGTGACGAGACGCGAGGAGttcattgaaagaaaattatcgTACCTCAGAGGTGACCGTGGAGTAGGGGATTTCGGTGTAGTTGTACTCCCATCCGTTGCGGCAGTTGACCACAGGCCACGATGGATTGGCCTGGATTAGGCCCTGCTCGAGGCGCACTTTCGTGAAGTTCACGTTGTACATTCGGCACATGTCGTAGCCCGTCGTCGAGTTTGGGTTGACAGGAATCGCAAGACGTATTctggaagaaattaaatttaagcaattttacaTCTTGAATAGTGAATATTAGTGCACGCAGTGCAAGTATCTGAACAAAGTGAGCGACTATTTTCattagcttttttaaatatacgaTATTACGCGATAATGATTATCGGCAGTGTCCAAATCCATTTGCTGCATGTCTCGatcttaattatatttatagtttatttactatctcaattttttacaCAGTGGGGAAATGTTAAACTTTATAAATTGACTCTGGTTGCTGTATAAATTCACGAGAAAATCCAATCTTCGGcgcaaaatggttttaaattagcGAGCAGTTtactttctgaaaaaaatacatatatattttgctgaaaacaGAGTTTTCTTCTCAAAGTCACACATCATTCGATAGATTTCGTCGATTAGAAccacaattaaataatatagcGTAGTCTTTGcggtacaaaatttttgaaatgaattggGAAGATCTGGAATCTGGCCAAAATTTCGTAATAGGATTTATTacgaaatttttcaattaatgaaattataattatttcacttgCTCCCGATTCCTCTCGAAGCGATCTTTCCAAATGGTGTACgaattatgaggtaaattttcaatttggtgagttaaatcaagattttaaacAAGGACACAATACTCACCACTTGATTTAAACTTATTAACCacctttttcttaaaattattgttttgatttttttggtgctcattttgatttatttcatctgaattgtaaaaatgctCTAGATACATTTTTTCCGTTCAATTCTTCAAAACGTGCAGATTTAACCTACGCCAAAACTATATTCAACGATTTGAACAATCCCAACTAAATTAAAGGACagaaattaagtttttgcaCATACCTTTCTTCAGGGGTGAGGAATTCCAATTCGGGTATGTGGCACCAGTGGTCGGGTGTGAGCGTGATGAAAATCTGGCTGAAGTAGACGAACGCGACGAAAAACATGAAGGGTGCGAGCAGCAGGAAGAGCAGCTTCTGATAGCGTCCGAACTCGCCCAGGTGGGGCAGCAAATCGTCGAATTCGACGGTGTTGGATGCTTGTGCCACCGCCGATGCCGCCCCCGCCTCGCCCTTAGCGGCGTTTTTCTGCTCTGTGGCCATCTTCGTTAGCGGTCGGAAAAACGAACCACAGAATCAGAGACTGCGGGAGAGAAGAGTGCTGGTGGTATTTCTCTGGGCGGACGGAACGCTGACACTCGAGCCGCGAACCCTCCGGCCGCCGCTTAAATATCTCGGAAGGAATCGGCGGTGGGGGCACGCACGCCGCCCACGGTTCGCCAAAAACCCGCTGTTTTCCGGCaaaaaaacccactgcattgcaaaaaaatgttttttgcgggtttttctgtAACTTTCCGAAACCCATGCATTCTCATGATAAAATGACcaaaattaggaattttaaaaaatccgtATTAAAGCCACTAGTTTCATCAAAAGACCGAAAACTTTAACTCTCAACgtaattttccttaatttctGAGGTTTTAGAGCGAAATCTGActattttcgggttaaattcggaaaaaatgtggaaccccccaaaactggtgggtgtttccagctggttttttgcggtgcatttttgcgtatagcaaaattggcgaaccctgagtCGCCGCAAGCCTCCACTCTCGCTTTTCTCCATTATTCTTTCATCTCCGCAGATCTTGCTGGCTGGGTTTCTGCTCAATGGACCAAACTGAAGGGTCGCCAGTCGCTGGAAAGCACTCGCAACTTAgttcgaattaaatttacccAAATTTCAACACTATTTTACCCAGGAAAGGAATGGTACTGCTAATTGAAGAGAAATGTATTCTTGATGCTGAAAATCAATCGGGTTTAATGATTGAGATGAATCGTAAATTTATTGGTAGATCTCGTCgaaatattcctttaaaaatctgttgagtgttttaatttttctttggaaatttcaacaaaataaatctttcgtCATAGCTCTTACatctgttttaatattaaaaattttagagtcTCATATATATTTGTTATTGGTTTGGGAAAACCCTGGAAATTTCttggtaaatttttgagaatagTGACTGCAAAGTTagtatgcttttcaaatggtgaagACTGCCTCCCAacttgatttgtttttttaattcacttcagaGTTTCCCTTAAAAGGTTCAAACACAGTTGATGGATGAGATCACGACGAAAGGAATcgtcaaattttgattatataCTGTAGCGATCGAGGCCTCCTTTTTTGTTCATCAGCACATAATAATGTAGAATTTATGCatttaattgtgaaaaattcaacgtgttcttaaattttacattttctgaAAGAGTTGTACTGGAAAGACAACCTCAcatataatgtatttttttttgtaaatggaAGGCTTGAATTGATAAATTGATTAACATGTACacattatttccaattaattgttttgcatCAATAAGGCCAAACTAAAGCTATATGATAGGGATTGCACGAAGTAATGGTAGCATCATGTGTCCTTGCGGTTTcgagtatttaaattttaacggaGTAAACATACATTTCTGGTTGTTTTGTCAGTTTTGGTTACGCTTTTGGAATCGTCTGGGCACGAACGGAAATCCCGCGTGGTTAAGTGCGGATGGGCAAGAGAGTAAATAATCTTCTGGTTGGGGAAATTTTCTACCTCTCTCGCAATAATTGACGCCTTTTGTTTTTcgttaaatgataaaatggaTTCACCGGATTCACAAAGAATTCGCTGATTTTAAGAATATAGAAGTTACGtcacaaaaaaatcccaaatttaCCCAAACAAAGCATTTCATTGTAAATATAAAGGgtccataaaattaaaaatggcaattcaccagttgcataagcaCGTAGTGCTCGAACAGTCTGGCTGCTGCGGCAGATTTGTTGCGATTTATTCGGGGGCGTGGCAGTAAAGGAGCGGAAGGGCTATATTGGCGCGAAATTGGTTCgggaaaatatatcaaaagaGCCATTTTATGCCTTTTAGGTATTTTGAAAGATTGGATTCTGGATTCTGAATCGCCCTCGCCAACATCAGCTGTTGAAATCTTTTGATTTGAGTTGTGAGAAGGGagggtttaaaaaattctgcgCCTGCAGAAGCCAGAAGTTTGCAACCCGCGCAATACACATGCATTTAGTTGCATACTTTAcacataatttacatt
It encodes:
- the LOC135936641 gene encoding organic cation transporter protein-like — its product is MATEQKNAAKGEAGAASAVAQASNTVEFDDLLPHLGEFGRYQKLLFLLLAPFMFFVAFVYFSQIFITLTPDHWCHIPELEFLTPEERIRLAIPVNPNSTTGYDMCRMYNVNFTKVRLEQGLIQANPSWPVVNCRNGWEYNYTEIPYSTVTSELNWVCDNDSLVAWAQAIFFLGAIVGGLLFGWMADKYGRIPVLVATNLIGFAVGIVTPLSSTFWQFALCRFLVGLSYDNCFTMMYILVLEYIGPRWRTFVANMSIAIYTTLATVLLPWMAYFIRDWKLFCLATSMPLLLAVLTPWIVPESARWLVSQGKIDRAVTILKKFERINKKKIDPQLYADFRETCAIAQKEEDANKSYSVLDLFRTPRLRRITLLLTAIWMITSLVYDGHVRSVGALGLNVFVTFSIACSTEFPADTLLIVFLDRWGRRWLACGTLAFSGVFSLLSTMAPAGAASAALAIMGRFCVNISVNIGLQYAAELLPTVVRAQGVAFIHIMGYVASIASPFVVYLGNVSPSLPFIVLGGMAIVGGFLALFLPETLNHELPLTLQDGEDFGKDQKFLEFPCCGRGKTYSDEVHTMAVVGRSTFYRADADRASNRASMRASIRGEAFRSSMIQRASMRHRNSQRMSKDAEAAPEHAAPTKFLAPPELGQVEKQRY